The following proteins are co-located in the Neofelis nebulosa isolate mNeoNeb1 chromosome 18, mNeoNeb1.pri, whole genome shotgun sequence genome:
- the METTL27 gene encoding LOW QUALITY PROTEIN: methyltransferase-like protein 27 (The sequence of the model RefSeq protein was modified relative to this genomic sequence to represent the inferred CDS: inserted 2 bases in 1 codon) produces the protein MAQEEGGSLSEVRARVGASHGITDLGHKLHFYDRWAPDYDQDVAALQYRAPRLAVDCLTQALPGPPHAALILDVACGTGLVAAELQARGFLQLHGVDGSPGMLERARARGLYQNLSLCVLGQEPLPSSEGTFDAVLMVGALSDGQVPCSAVPELLRVTKPGGLVCLTTRTNPSNLHYKEALEATLDRLEQAGAWERLVAWPXWTGGNWPHPSLRWCPELLTAMGSSLASSTCTESRRGPRWRE, from the exons ATGGCGCAGGAAGAGGGCGGGAGCCTGTCCGAAGTGCGGGCCCGGGTGGGGGCATCACATGGCATCACCGACCTGGGCCACAAGCTGCACTTCTATGACCGCTGGGCTCCAGACTATGACCAG GATGTGGCCGCCCTGCAGTACCGCGCCCCCCGCCTCGCAGTAGACTGCCTTACCCAAGCCCTTCCGGGCCCACCCCATGCTGCCCTGATCCTGGATGTGGCCTGTGGCACCGGCCTGGTGGCTGCTGAG CTGCAGGCTCGGGGCTTCCTCCAGCTGCATGGGGTGGATGGGAGCCCAGGGATGCTGGAACGGGCCCGAGCCCGTGGCCTCTACCAGAATCTCAGCCTCTGCGTCCTGGGCCAGGAGCCTCTGCCCAGTTCTGAAG GGACCTTCGATGCGGTACTGATGGTGGGTGCCCTCAGCGATGGCCAAGTGCCCTGCAGTGCGGTACCTGAGCTTCTGCGAGTTACCAAGCCAG GGGGGCTGGTGTGTCTGACCACCCGGACCAACCCGTCCAACCTTCACTACAAGGAGGCCCTGGAGGCTACCCTGGACAGGCTGGAGCAGGCCGGGGCGTGGGAACGCCTAGTGGCCTGGCC GTGGACCGGTGGGAACTGGCCACATCCGAGCTTGAGGTGGTGCCCAGAACTTCTGACAGCGATGGGTTCATCTCTGGCATCGTCTACCTGTACCGAAAGCAGGAGGGGGCCCAGGTGGAGGGAGTGA
- the CLDN4 gene encoding claudin-4: MASMGLQVMGIALAVLGWLGAILSCALPMWRVTAFIGSNIVTSQTIWEGLWMNCVVQSTGQMQCKVYDSLLALPQDLQAARALMVVCIILAVLGVLLSVVGGKCTNCVEDESAKAKTMIVAGVVFILAGLLVMVPVSWTANNIIRDFYNPLVASGQKREMGASLYVGWAASGLLLLGGALLCCNCPPRTDKPYSAKYSAARSAPASNYV; the protein is encoded by the coding sequence ATGGCCTCCATGGGACTACAGGTGATGGGCATCGCGCTGGCCGTGCTGGGTTGGCTGGGCGCCATACTGAGCTGTGCGCTGCCCATGTGGCGCGTGACGGCCTTCATCGGCAGCAACATCGTCACGTCGCAGACCATCTGGGAGGGCCTGTGGATGAACTGCGTGGTGCAGAGCACCGGCCAGATGCAGTGCAAGGTATACGACTCGCTGCTGGCGCTGCCCCAGGACCTGCAGGCGGCCCGCGCCCTCATGGTCGTCTGCATCATCCTGGCCGTGCTGGGCGTGCTGCTGTCCGTGGTGGGCGGCAAGTGCACCAACTGTGTGGAGGACGAGAGCGCCAAGGCCAAGACCATGATCGTGGCGGGCGTGGTGTTCATTCTGGCCGGCCTGCTGGTAATGGTGCCGGTGTCCTGGACGGCCAACAACATCATCCGGGACTTCTACAACCCGCTGGTGGCCTCCGGCCAGAAGCGGGAGATGGGTGCCTCTCTGTACGTCGGCTGGGCCGCCTCGGGCCTGCTGCTCCTCGGGGGGGCCCTGCTGTGCTGCAATTGCCCACCGCGCACCGACAAGCCCTACTCGGCCAAGTACTCTGCCGCCCGCTCCGCCCCGGCCAGCAACTACGTGTAA